A genome region from Megalopta genalis isolate 19385.01 unplaced genomic scaffold, iyMegGena1_principal scaffold0469, whole genome shotgun sequence includes the following:
- the LOC143263340 gene encoding uncharacterized protein LOC143263340 yields MTTEAFIGALRRFISRRGICKNIYSDNGTNFVGANNMLSEMHEILRNGENKIRHFLTEKQISWHFIPAQSPNFGGLWEAAVKCFKHHVKRVVGEELFSFEQFNTFVIEVEAILNSRPLTPLSSDPNDPIALTPGHFLIGDSLTSFPDIDFRKTPSNRLSNWQHIQKVKQDFWARWYKEYINQLNVRQRWTKGSPNITKGTIVVLKEDNLPPLQWRLGCVVQLHPGQDDFARVVTVRTSQGVYKRNVRQLAPLPIEHSV; encoded by the coding sequence ATGACCACAGAAGCATTCATCGGGGCTTTGCGACGATTCATCTCGCGGAGGGGGATCTGCAAAAACATCTATTCCGACAACGGCACCAATTTCGTTGGTGCGAACAACATGTTGTCCGAGATGCACGAGATCTTGCGCAATGGGGAGAACAAAATCCGCCACTTCCTAACGGAGAAGCAAATCTCGTGGCATTTCATCCCGGCGCAGTCTCCGAATTTTGGCGGCCTTTGGGAAGCCGCCGTCAAATGCTTCAAACACCACGTGAAGCGCGTGGTAGGAGAAGAACTATTCTCATTTGAGCAGTTCAACACTTTCGTGATAGAGGTCGAAGCCATCCTCAATTCCAGACCCTTGACTCCTCTATCTTCCGACCCGAACGATCCCATCGCACTCACTCCTGGCCACTTCTTGATTGGTGATTCCTTGACGAGTTTTCCTGATATTGATTTCAGAAAAACTCCCAGCAACCGACTGTCCAATTGGCAACACATACAAAAGGTCAAACAAGACTTTTGGGCCCGCTGGTACAAGGAATACATCAATCAACTCAACGTTCGCCAAAGGTGGACCAAGGGGTCGCCCAACATCACCAAGGGCACCATCGTCGTCCTGAAGGAGGATAATCTCCCACCACTGCAGTGGCGTCTCGGCTGTGTGGTACAACTCCATCCAGGACAGGACGACTTCGCCAGGGTCGTGACCGTGCGGACTTCCCAAGGAGTCTACAAGCGGAACGTGCGACAACTGGCACCTCTGCCCATCGAGCACAGTGTttag
- the LOC143263339 gene encoding uncharacterized protein LOC143263339, with translation MTTAIVEVAGRDQPSIPCRALVDTCANANFITEEFVAKLQLPVTKSAATIETLNAMRTVTSKIVKTTIKSRLSNYKRDLTFFTIPRIAGFVPEEPIDRDQLSIPANIPLADPHFYRPAPVDMLIGSGPALASLSIGQINLSARGNLDLVLQKTQLGWIIGGSAPARKPQTTRKTFLTKLSFDLRRFWKLEEGPSERHLSSEEKRCEDHFTQHLQRNETGRYVVALPFNGRESMLGESRSRAFNRFLALERKFSRDPALKTEYSTVINEYLALGHLTQVGSDEPQSPGFYLPHHAVVKSSSATTKVRVVFDGSSKSSCGLSLNDALMIGPTIQDDMWLLLLRFRMHVYALTGDIEKMYRQFLVRPEDRKYQRILWRNANHEVTTYELNTGHLANDEESQFPAASRTLKRDLYVDDLLTGADTLEEAQTVRNQVINLLAKGGLNIRQWRSNEPRLLTDLSAQQVHPKVFGDATTVKTLGVVWDATGDIIRFTVNHNVTTRVTKRSILSSVAKIFDPLGLLGPVTILAKLMIQQLWQLKVDWDESLPVGIHTEWSTFAEDLVHLNHLSFQRNVTQSGNRKIELHGFCDASERAYGACIYVRSISTSGRIRVHLLCAKSRVAPLKTVPLARLELCGASLLATLTTSVQGALGTDPAAITFWTDSTIVLNWLHKEPSGLKTFVANRVADVQGKTDINAWRHVRSHNNPADLLSRGQAPAQFIKNQHWRHGPTWLSTHKSTWPETIFEIWEDVPERKRLTCFTATIKRSSSRTNTGATDPPGFQHTSQRGPKQYSRSGRMLKHVTAYCLRFKNPRAFRGPLTIEEIQSATVRILQLAQATAFALDLRSLRSGTELHKKSKLLPLNPFIDHQGLLRVGGRLVNSTLSYNQRHPVLLPKSHHVTELIIRQAHLENHHAGMTTTLYAVRQAYWPIDGRNATRKIVRRCVKCFRMDPPATACSMGNLPAARVTEHRPFSNCGVDYCGPFHIKE, from the exons ATGACCACGGCGATCGTCGAGGTCGCAGGTCGCGATCAACCCTCAATCCCGTGTCGAGCATTGGTCGATACCTGCGCTAACGCGAACTTCATCACGGAGGAGTTCGTCGCGAAACTCCAGCTTCCCGTCACAAAATCGGCCGCAACCATCGAGACGCTGAACGCCATGCGAACGGTCACAAGCAAGATTGTGAAAACCACCATCAAATCCCGTCTTTCGAACTACAAGCGGGATTTGACGTTTTTCACAATCCCACGCATTGCGGGGTTCGTACCGGAGGAGCCGATTGACCGTGATCAACTTAGCATCCCAGCTAACATTCCACTAGCTGATCCACACTTCTACCGTCCAGCGCCCGTAGACATGCTGATCGGAAGCGGTCCTGCCCTCGCATCACTCAGCATAGGGCAAATCAACTTGTCTGCACGTGGCAACCTGGATCTCGTCCTCCAGAAAACCCAACTGGGATGGATCATCGGGGGGAGCGCACCGGCAAGGAAACCTCAAACGACGCGAAAAACCTTCCTGACGAAGTTGAGTTTCGACCTCAGAAGATTTTGGAAATTGGAAGAGGGACCATCCGAACGGCACCTCTCGTCCGAGGAGAAACGATGCGAGGATCACTTCACCCAACATCTTCAGCGAAACGAAACAGGTCGGTACGTCGTCGCTCTGCCCTTCAACGGAAGGGAATCAATGCTCGGTGAATCACGGTCTCGCGCTTTCAATCGATTTTTGGCGTTGGAGAGGAAATTCTCGCGCGATCCTGCTTTGAAGACGGAGTATTCAACCGTCATCAATGAATACCTGGCGCTCGGACATTTGACTCAGGTAGGAAGCGATGAACCCCAGTCACCGGGTTTCTACCTGCCGCACCATGCGGTCGTAAAGTCGTCGAGCGCGACCACAAAGGTCCGTGTTGTGTTCGACGGCTCCTCCAAATCGAGTTGCGGTCTATCACTGAACGACGCGCTGATGATAGGACCCACGATACAGGACGACATGTGGCTGCTACTACTGCGATTTCGCATGCACGTGTATGCGCTGACTGGCGACATCGAGAAGATGTATCGCCAGTTCCTCGTTCGGCCAGAGGATCGCAAGTATCAACGGATCCTGTGGAGAAACGCAAACCACGAGGTCACTACGTATGAGCTGAATACGGGTCAC CTAGCGAACGACGAAGAGTCCCAATTTCCAGCAGCTTCAAGGACGTTGAAGAGGGACTTGTACGTCGACGATTTGCTGACTGGTGCCGATACATTGGAGGAAGCCCAGACCGTACGCAATCAGGTCATCAACTTGTTGGCGAAGGGAGGACTCAACATACGTCAATGGAGGTCAAACGAACCCAGGCTTTTGACCGACCTCTCAGCTCAACAAGTACATCCAAAGGTCTTCGGTGACGCGACCACCGTCAAGACCCTCGGTGTGGTATGGGATGCAACAGGAGACATCATCAGATTCACCGTGAATCACAACGTTACCACACGGGTAACGAAACGGTCCATCCTGTCATCGGTAGCAAAGATCTTCGATCCACTGGGACTCCTCGGACCGGTTACTATCCTCGCGAAGCTCATGATCCAGCAGTTGTGGCAACTGAAGGTCGATTGGGACGAATCCCTTCCAGTTGGCATACACACTGAATGGTCAACCTTCGCAGAGGATTTAGTTCACCTCAACCACTTGTCATTCCAGAGAAACGTCACCCAATCGGGTAATCGCAAGATCGAGCTTCACGGATTTTGTGATGCCAGCGAGCGAGCGTATGGAGCATGTATCTACGTTCGATCCATCAGCACAAGCGGCAGGATACGGGTACATCTTCTCTGCGCAAAGTCTCGAGTGGCACCACTGAAGACCGTTCCGCTCGCACGACTGGAGCTTTGCGGGGCTTCCCTGCTGGCTACTTTGACGACCTCGGTTCAAGGGGCACTCGGCACCGATCCCGCAGCCATCACCTTCTGGACCGATTCCACCATTGTTTTGAATTGGCTCCACAAGGAACCAAGCGGTCTCAAAACATTCGTTGCGAATCGCGTAGCGGATGTTCAGGGTAAAACCGACATAAACGCGTGGCGACACGTACGTTCCCACAACAACCCGGCGGATCTGCTATCCCGGGGACAAGCACCAGCGCAGTTCATCAAGAACCAACACTGGCGCCACGGACCCACCTGGCTTTCAACACACAAGTCAACGTGGCCCGAAACAATATTCGAGATCTGGGAGGATGTACCGGAGAGAAAacgactcacttgtttcaccgcGACCATAAAGCGCAGTTCATCAAGAACCAACACTGGCGCCACGGACCCACCTGGCTTTCAACACACAAGTCAACGTGGCCCGAAACAATATTCGAGATCTGGGAGGAT GTTAAAACATGTCACCGCGTATTGCCTACGGTTCAAGAATCCACGAGCATTCAGAGGACCTCTCACCATCGAAGAGATCCAATCGGCCACCGTCCGCATCCTACAACTGGCACAGGCAACAGCGTTTGCATTGGATCTTCGTTCATTGAGATCCGGCACCGAGCTCCACAAAAAGAGCAAGCTCCTTCCGCTGAATCCGTTCATCGACCACCAAGGACTGCTACGCGTCGGAGGCCGTCTCGTAAATTCGACGCTGTCTTACAATCAGCGCCATCCGGTCCTCTTGCCGAAGAGTCATCATGTGACCGAACTTATCATCCGCCAGGCCCACCTCGAGAACCACCACGCAGGGATGACGACTACCCTGTACGCCGTCCGGCAGGCCTATTGGCCCATCGACGGCAGAAACGCAACGCGGAAGATCGTGAGGCGGTGCGTCAAGTGCTTCCGTATGGACCCACCTGCCACAGCCTGCAGCATGGGAAACCTACCTGCCGCACGAGTAACCGAGCACCGCCCGTTTTCCAATTGCGGCGTGGACTATTGTGGTCCCTTTCATATAAAAGAGTGA